CAAATTCACTATACAAACTCTTAATCACATCAGCGACAAGGTTCGCCACAATAATATCAAAACGCCCTTCAATTTTTTGCGTAGAGCCATAAATGACCTTATCTTGCACTAATAGGGGTGTTTGATTCAGGCTAAAATTTTTTAGGGTTTCTTCAACGGCTAAACTATCCGTATCGCAAGCTACTAAAGCACTAACGCCTTGTTTTTTTAGGGCGATACTTAAAATCCCGCTCCCACAGCCCACATCTAAAGCGTTTTTGCGTTTTAAATCAAGGTTAGAGAGCAATTCCAAACACATAGAAGTGCTTTCATGATGGCCTGATCCAAAGGCCAAAGCCGGATCAATCATTATGCTATCATCTGTAGCGATATGGCTTGGTTTTTGATGCCAGCTAGGGTGTATGTAAAATTTGGCGCATTGCACCGGTAAAATAGCTTGTTTGTAGGCTTCTAGCCAGTCTTTTGAAGCCAAATTGCGTGAAAGATAGAAAAAATCAAACTCACTTTGCAGGTTTTGTTTTAAATTCAAACAAAACGCTTTTAATGCTGGAATGAGCGAGTGATTCAAATCCTTTTCAGAGCGTAAAATAACGAAATTTTTGAGGTGTGGGGGTTTTTCTTTTAAATCTTTCTTTAGGGGGTCATGAGTGGCGAAATAATGCCAATTGGATTGGCTTATAAACTCAATGGTTTCTTCATCATCAAACGCTTTTAAATTGTCTAAGCTTGATTCTTCTAAGGCTAGACGCGTGGTGTCTAAAAGAAAGCCCTCAAAAAGCTCTCGCTCCTTAGGGAAGATAAAGAAAAACTCATAGTACATTGATTCTAACACTCAATCGTTCGTCCCTAAAACAACCTCTAATTTTTCTTTCAAAACTTGGGGGGTAAAAGGTTTCACAATGTAGTTATTCACGCCCGCTTTCAAAGCCGTAATGACCTCGGCCTTACCGCCCTCTGTGGTGATCATGATAATAGGGATTTCTTTAAAACGGCTATCAGAGCGCACCTTTTTAACGAGATCCAAGCCGTTCATTTCAGGCATGTTCCAATCTGTGATAAGCACCTTAGTGTCCGCATTAGCGTCCAGTTTCTCCCAAGCTTCCACCCCATGCTCAGCTTCTAAAACATCTTCATAGCCTAAGCGTGAAAGTGTATTTTTAATAATTCTTCTCATAGTTGAGCTATCATCTACTACTAGTAGTTTCAAAGCGCTTCTCCTTTTAAGATTGCATTTAAATTAGATTCTTTTAAACAGCCAAAGCGTCTCTAACGCCTTATAATAATAAATCGTTCCAAATAATAGCATGTTTTGATTAAAATTACCTTGACTAACATTAATCATTGGCTGAGATGGAGCGTTCAATGAGCGTCCTTATTTGTAAAAAAATTCAGTTTGTTTGCTATGATAATAGTTCAAAAATAATAAGACACCCCTAACTTTTGAGCGTGATAAAGGGTCATTGGATGGTTTGAAAAAGAAAGACAAGGATTTTACAAGCAAGTGCATTATTTAAGAATTTTAATACTGAGTATGAGTTTTTTAAATATTTTAAATGCTGAAAATTTGAGTTATATGTCTTCTTCTTATCAAATAGGCACGGTGTTTATGCGCCCTTTAAACACCAACAAGCTTTTACAAGGGGCTTCAATCCTTCAAGGCTATGAAGTGAATCCTAAAAACGATTGGGCTTATTCTAGGTATTATTTCTTTATAGATTATGGCAATGTGCTTTTTAATAATGACTCTACTTTGCAAGCGAACATGTTCACTTATGGGGTGGGAGGGGATTTCATGGTCGCCTACGCTAAAAACCCTATCAACCGCTGGGCTTTTTTCTTTGGTTTGCAACTAGCAGCTAACACATGGATACTCAATAATAAAGTCAAAGATTTGGTGGTGAATACTTGGGATTCATTGAAAGATTTCAATTTTCACAACACTTATTTTAGGGCTATTGGGAAGTTTGGGGTGCAGTTTCGCACGATCGTTTTGTATCATAAGGTGGATGTAGAAATTGGCATGAAAATCTTTTTAACGCCTGAAAGGCGTAGCTTGTTTGAAAGGAGCTTTTTGTTTTTTGTTTCGCACTCGTGGCATTTTTAAAATGGCGGAGAGAGAGGGATTCGAACCCTCGAAGGCTTGCACCTTACACGCGTTCCAGGCGTGCTCCTTCAACCACTCGGACATCTCCCCTTAAAAAGGGCTTATTATAACTAAGATTTGTTTAAAAAGGGCTTATTTTAAAAGGAGTGAGTCTTTAGAAATGACGCCATCTATTTGATTTTTAGCACAAATTTCCCATGACTCTGTATCGTTTAAATCCATAGAAAACAAGATTTTGCTATCTAATAAGTAATTAGTGGCGTGTTGTTGGGCGAGTATGGCTTGCTTAATATCCTTAAAAATGCAATAGAGCGGTTTGAAAGCGTTGAATAAAAAAAAGGCGTCCGTTTCTATCTTGTGCGATAAAAAGATCACGCTAAAATTGACGCTATTTTCACAGCAATACTTAGCTAATTCCAAATTTTTTGGGTGTGCTTCAAAACACACTATATCGTTATTGGTGCTGGAATGAATAGCATCGGTGTCTTTAATGAAAACAAAACGAGTGCTAGGGATTAAAGGGTGTCCTAAAATAAGCATATTTACCTCTTATCCTTCAAACAAGTTTCACTGCAATAGGCTACCGCCCCGCTATAAATAGCGTCTTTGCTAGAGACATAGGTTTGGCATTTAGAGCATACAATCATGTGATCTTCTAATTCTTTGGGGGTTTGTTGCGTGTAAGAGTGGTTGTCTTTGGGGTCGTCTTTGTGGGGTTTTTGTCTCAAAAACAAACGCCATAAAATCCATACAATAATGAGTAGGGGGATTAAAATTCTTAACATAAACTTTCCTTTGATTTGTAAAAATAAACTCGTTTTTGATGCATAAAGCATTCATTGTCTTTACAAGCGATTTCATCTTTTAACTGCTCGCCTTTATAAAATAAAAAATACCCCTTATCTTTTAGGAAGCGTTGGCTTTTTTCTATCAAAAAAGAAGAGCTAGCGACCGCTCTAGAAGTGATTAAATCCACTTGTAAAAGATTTTTATAATCTTCTAAACGCTTTTTAATGATTTCAATGTTTTTTAAAGGCAAAACACTTTTAAGGTAGTTTAAAAAAGCCGCTCTTTTTATTCTTGGCTCTAAAAGAATGAATTTGACTTCAGGTTTTTCAAGGGCTAAAGGGATAGCAGGAAGTCCCGCCCCGCTCCCAATATCCAAGCAGCTTTTAAAATCTTTGATAAATTCTAAGGGCTTTAGAGCGTCTGTGATCTGGGGTTCTAACTCGCTTAAATTCCTCGCGCCGCTCAAGTTGTGCGTTTGATTCCATTCTAAAAGGATGCGCGCGTAATCTTGCAATAAGGGGTTCATAAAATCAGCATCCCATCGCCATAAGAATAAAAACGATACTTCTTTTCTATGGCTATTTTGTAGATTTCTTTGGTTTTTTCTAAGCCTATCATCGCACTCACAAGCATTAAAAGGCTTGATTTGGGCAAATGGAAATTAGTGAGCAAATAATTAACATGCAAAATAGGATTAGCAAGATGCAAGAATATATCGCATTCAAACGCCTCTTGATTAGGGTTTTTTAAGCGTTTGAAATATTCCACGCTCCTTAAAGCGGTCGTGCCGATGCATAAAATCTCTTGGGATTCTTGCAAAATTTCTTGACTCTTTTTAGGAATGCGTAAAACTTCTGTATGGATTTGATGCTCTCTAATATCTTTAGTTTCTACGCCAAGAAAAGTCCCAGCCCCCACATGCAAGGTTAAAAAAGCGTGCTTGAAATCTTTCAATAATTTTTCTAAGGTATTTTGAGAAAAATGCAATGACGCTGTAGGGGCAGCCACTGCGCCGGTGTGTTTGGCGAACACGCTCTGGTATTCATGCGCATCCAAACTTTCATCGGCTCTTTTAATATAAGGGGGTAAGGGCATATGCCCGTATTGCTCTAAAAGCTTTAAGATATTTTCTTGATTTAAGGGGGTTTTATGGTCATAAAAAGCGATCAAGCGTTGGCCGTTATGGAGTAATTCCAAAACTTCAGCGTAATAATTTTCATCAAAAAAGATTTTATCCCCCACTTTGATCTTACCCTTGATTTGAGTTAGGGCGGTATTGTCTTTAAAAAAGCGGTGGAAAAACACTTCGGTCGTTTTTGATGGCAAAAAGGCATGCTTAGATCCAAAAAGCCTGGCCTTCATCACTTTAGTGTCGTTCAACACAATAAGGGCGTTTTTAGGGAAAAAATCTAAAACATGCTCAAAAGTGGTGTGCGTGATTGTTTGCGAACGCCTTTCATATACGAGTAATTTAGCCTTTTCTTTGGGCAAAATGGGGTAGTTGGCGATCAATTCCTTAGGCAAACAATAATCATAGCTTTCTAGATCAAATTCTTTCAACTAATTCTCTTTGGTGTCATTTTCGCTGTCTTCTCCGTTGTCTTTGGGAGCCGGATTGACCATTTTGGCGATTAAAATAGAAAGCCCATAAAGCCCCACTAAGGGCAACGCCATAAAGATTTGACTCACCACATCAGGGGGAGTGATAATGGCTGCTACAATAAAAATCACTACAATAGCGTATTTGAAATACGCTTTCAAGCTCGCATCGGTAATCAAGCCCACTTTAGCTAAAAAATACGCCAAAACAGGCAATTCAAACGCCACGCCAAAGCCTAAAATCAAGCGTGTGAAAAAGCTCACGTAACTGGACGCAGAAATATTAGCCGCAAACACATCGCTCCCAAAAGTGGCCAAGTATTCAATGATGAAAGGGAACACCACATAATAAGAAAACGCCGCCCCAATTAAAAACATCCCACTCCCAAAAAACACAAAAGGCAAAATCACTTTTTTTTCATTCTTGTAAAGCCCTGGAGCGATAAAAAGCCACAATTGCCAAAAAATAATGGGCATGGAAATGACGATAGCGGCTGAAAAACTGATTTTAACCGCTACCATGACCCCTTCAATAGGGGAGAGCTGAATGAGCGTGCCTTTATAAGAATTTTTAACAAATTCAAAAATATTTTTCCAAAAATGAAAACACCCCAAAAACGCCACTAAAATCGTTCCCACAGAAACCATCAAACGCTTTCTTAATTCCTGTAAATGCGGTTTTAAATCTTCAAACATGCTCTTTTTCTTTGTCGTGTTCTTTGGCGTTGTTATCGGTTGCTAATTGGACTTCTTTAAGAGATTCATCGCTTGAAGCTTCTTCATTTAAGGCTTCTTCATTGGAAACTTCTTTATTGGAATGGTTAGGGGGTGCGTTGTTTTCTAGGCTTTGTTGGTAATCTTGCATCAAATCCTGAATGCTTTTAATCTCCTTTTCTGCAGTTATTTTAGCGTCTTCTAATTCTTCAATCTTAACGCCCTTAAGACTCTCCACTTTATTTTCAAAGAGTTTTTGATACTCTAAGGTTTCTTTTTTGATTTCTTCAATATTGATTTCTTTATCTAAAGTGTCCTTAGCGTCATTGAGCGTTTTTTTAACCGCGCGAAAAAATTTCACCATATCCACGACGGCTTGGGGGAATTTTTCTGGCCCTAAAAAGATAATCGCTACAACCAACACCACAAGGATTTCAAAAAAGCCCATGCCAAACATAATAATCTACTTTCACACCCTTTAAAATTTTATCGTTATTGTAGTGTAATTTTCTTTCCAAACAAGATTAAAATAAAGTTTGAGACTTTAAAGTGGGGATTTTTAAAAGTGCATGGGTTTTAGGCGTGGCGATTCTGCCTTTAGCGGTGCGCTCTAAATAACCATTAGCGAGTAAAAAAGGCTCAATCATGTCTTCAATCGTGCCTTCATCTTCTCTCATAGACGCTGCAATCGTGTTCAAACCCACCGGCTTTCCTTGAGCGTTAGCCAACAAAGATAAATACGCCAAATCCGCTTCATCAAAGCCTAATTCATTCACGCCCAATTCATTCAAAGCATGCAAAGTGATGTTTAAATCCATCAAGCTTGAATTTTTGACTAGCGCAAAATCGCGTACCCTTTTTAAAAGCCTTAAAGCGATCCTTGGCGTGCCTCTACTCCTTTTAGCGATTTCATCAGCGCTTTCTTCTTTGATGTCTTGGTTGAGTTTAACGGCGGCTTTTTTAATGATGAGGGCCAGTTCGCTAGGGCTATAAAATTGCATTCTAAAACTCATGCCAAATCTGTCTCTTAAGGGGTTAGAGAGCATTCCGGCTCTAGTGGTAGCGCCGATGAGGGTGAAAGGGGGTAAATCAATTTTAATGGTTTGAGCGGCTGGGCCTGAGCCTATGATAATATCCAGTCTAAAATCTTCCATAGCCGGGTATAAAACCTCTTCAATCGCTGGACTGAGCCGGTGGATTTCATCAATAAAAAGAATGTCTTTAGCTTGCAAATTAGTCAAAATGGCGGCTAAATCACCGCTTTTTTCTATCATGGGAGCGGCGGTGATTTTGATATTGGTTTCCATTTCTTTAGCGATGATATGGCTGATTGAAGTTTTACCCAAACCGGGCGGGCCAAAAAAGAGCATGTGATCCAAACTCTCTTGGCGTTTTTTAGCCGCACAAATAGAAATCTGCAAGTTGCTTTTAATCTTTTCTTGACCGATAAAATCTTCCCAAAGATTAGGGCGCAAACTCACTTCTTGAGAAGTTTCAAAATCCAAAGTTTCTAAATTGACTATCCGTTCTTTCATTTAATGATAACTTTCTAATTCGTTAGGGAAGTTTCCCTTTTTCACATCATCAGCGTATTGCTGAAGCGCGTTTTGAATCAATTCTTTCCCCTTAAGGTATTCTCGCACGAATTTAGGCTTAAAGCTATCAAAAAAGCCTAACATATCGCTCCACACTAAAATCTGCCCATCGCAATCCTTGCCGCTCCCTATGCCGATCGTGGGGATTTTGATTTTTTGCGTGATTTTTTGAGCAATAGGGGTGGTTATACCCTCTAAAACCAACAAACCTACCCCAGCTTCTTCTAAACTCAAGGCGTCTTCTAAAAGCTTTTTTTGTTGCTCTTCATTTTTGCCCTTAATCTTATAACCTCCATCAAGGTGCACGAATTGGGGCATCAAGCCGATGTGTCCTACCACAATAACGCCCTCATCAGTGAGCGTTTTAACCAATTTCGCTTTTTCTTTCCCCCCCTCTAATTTGATCGCACTCGCTTGGGTTTCTTTATAAACTCTAATGGCGTTTTTTAGGGCTGTTTTTTCATCTTTATAGCTTCCAAAGGGCATGTCTGTGATGATAAAAGGAGTCTTAGCACCCGCGCACACGGCTTTAGTGTGATAGAGCATCATTTTTACACTTGCGCTTAAAGTGTCGTTTTGGTTGAAAAAACTCATATTCAAACTATCGCCCACTAAAATCACATCCACTAGCGGATCAAATATGTGAGCGAACAGCGCGTCATAAGCGGTAATGGCGATGATTTTTTCTTGATTTTTTTTAGCTTGGAGGTGGTTGAGAGTGATTTTTTTAATTGGGGCGGTTTGCATGCTCATTAAAAATCCTAAGTGTTAAATATAGTGGCATTGTAGCATGACTTTATTGGGGTGGGTAAAATTTCACTCAACTTTAACCGGTCATTTTAATTATTTTAGTATAATTGGAAAAAACTTTTAACAAACAATTCAAGGGATTTAGCGATTTTGGGTCTTAAAAAATATGTTATTTTATGGTTTTTAATGGGGTTTTATGCGGGGTTGAACGCACTTGATTATGACACCTTAGACCCAAAATACTATAAGTATATCAAGTATTATAAAGCCTATGAAGATAAAGAAGTTGAAGAATTAATCAGAGATTTAAAGAGGGCGAACGCTAAAAGCGGGCTTATTTTAGGGATCAATACCGGGTTTTTTTACAACCATGAAATCATGGTTAGAACCAATAGCTCTAGCATCACCGGGAATATTTTAAATTATTTGTTCGCTTATGGCTTGCGTTTTGGCTATCAAACTTTCAGGCCGTCGTTTTTTGCACGCTTGGTCAAGCCAAATATCATTGGCAGGCGCATTTATATCCAATATTATGGAGGAGCTCCTAAAAAAGCGGGCTTTGGGAGCGTGGGGTTTCAATCGGTTATGCTGAATGGGGATTTTTTATTGGATTTTCCTTTGCCTTTTGTGGGGAAATACCTTTATATGGGGGGGTATATGGGTTTAGGCTTGGGGGTTGTAGCGCATGGGGTGAATTATACGGCGGAATGGGGGATGTCTTTTAACGCAGGCTTGGCTCTAACGGTATTAGAAAAAAACCGCATTGAATTTGAATTTAAAATTTTAAATAATTTCCCTTTTTTGCAATCTAATTCTTCAAAAGAGACTTGGTGGGGAGCTATAGCAAGCATTGGGTATCAATATGTGTTCTAAAAAAATAAGAAATTTTATTTTATGCTTTGGTTTTATTTTAGGCTTGAATGCTGAAGAAAATACGGCTCAAGAGAATATGACTGAAGAAAATCCCCCTAAAGACGCTCCCATTCTTTTGGAAGAAAAACGCGCCCAAACGCTAGAGTTTGAAGAAAACAAGGAAGTTAAAAAGAATATTGATGAAAAAAGCCTGCTTGAAGAAATCCATAAGAAAAAACGCCAGCTTTACATGCTCAAAGGGGAATTGCATGAAAAAAATGAAGCCATCTTATTCCAACGAATGGCTAAAAATAAGAGCGGTTTTTTTATAGGCGTAATTCTTGGCGATATAGGCATTAACGCTCATTCTTACGCCCGATCTTATGAGAGCTTTGAATCTTTAAACAACATTCAAGCTTCTCCTTTGTTGTATGGCTTAAGGAGCGGGTATCAAAAGTATTTTGCTAACGGGATTAGCGCCTTACGCTTTTATGGGGAATATTTAGGGGGAGCGATGAAAGGGTTTAAAAGCGATTCTTTAGCTTCTTATCAAACCGCAAGCTTGAATATTGATCTATTGATGGATAAGCCTATTGACAAAGAAAAAAGGTTTGCGTTAGGGATATTTGGAGGCGTTGGAGTGGGGTGGAATGGGATGTATCAAAATTTAAAAGAGATTAAAGGGTATTCACAGCCTAACGCTTTTGGGTTAGTGTTAAATTTAGGGGTGAGCATGACGCTTAACCTCAAACACCGCTTTGAATTAGCCTTAAAAATGCCTCCCTTAAAAGAAACTTCGCAAACCTTTTTATATTATTTTAAAAGCACTAATATTTATTATATTAGTTACAACTATTTATTGTAAAGGCTAAAATGTTGAAATTTAAATATTGTTTGATTTATATCGCGCTCATACTGGGACTTCAAGCGACAGATTATGACAATTTAGAAGAAGAAAACCAACAATTAGACGAAAAAATAAACCATTTAAAGCAACAGCTCACCGAAAAAGGGGTTTCGCCCAAAGAGATGGATAAGGATAAGTTTGAAGAAGAATATTTAGAGCGAACTTACCCAAAGATTTCTTCAAAGAAAAGAAAAAAATTACTCAAATCTTTTTCCATAGCCGATGATAAGAGCGGGGTTTTTTTAGGGGGCGGGTATGCTTATGGGGAACTGAACTTGTCTTATCAAGGGGAAATGTTAGACAAATATGGTGCAAATGCCCCTAGCGCGTTTAAAAACAATATCAAGATTGACGCTCCTGTTTCTATGATTAGCGTTAAATTCGGGTATCAAAAATACTTTGTGCCTTATTTTGGGACACGATTTTATGGGGATTTATTGCTTGGGGGAGGGGTGTTAAAAGAGAATGTAATCAAGCAGCCTGTAGGCTCGTTTATTTATGTTTTAGGGGCTATGAATACCGATTTATTGTTTGACATGCCTTTAGATTTTAAGACTAAAAAGCATTTTTTAGGCGTTTATGCGGGTTTTGGGATAGGGCTTATGCTTTATCAAGACAAGCCTAATCAAAACGGGAGGAATTTGGTAGTAGGGGGTTATTCAAGCCCTAATTTTTTATGGAAATCTTTGATTGAAGTGGATTACACTTTTAATGTGGGCGTGAGTTTAACGCTTTATAGGAAACACCGCTTAGAGATTGGCACCAAATTACCGATTAGCTATTTGAGGATGGGAGTAGAAGAGGGAGCGATTTATCACAATAAAGAAAATGATGAACGATTGTTGATTTCAGCTAACAACCAGTTCAAACGATCCAGTTTTTTATTAGTGAATTATGCGTTCATTTTTTGAGGCTTGATCTTGGGGTTAGGGTTTAAAATTTTAGCGTTAGTTGTTTTGATTTTAGGGGGTTATTTGATTTTTAACGCCTTTATCACAAAACCCAAGGCTTTAAGTTTTAGTTTAAAGAGCGAAGAAAATGCGTTTGATGATAACAATGAAGCACTTTTTTGGGATTTGAAAAAACCCATTAAGGTTAAAATCACAGCCCCAAAGGGCATCAAACGCTATGAGATAAAAGTAACCACAAAAGACAATTTGATCTTATATGAAAAAGAAAGTCTGGTATTGGATAAACCCAAGTCTTTAGAAGTGCCTTTGATTAGGCCTGAAATCATGGGATTAGAAGACAAGTGCCTTGATTATGAATTTCAGGCGAGCGATTGGAGCTATGCTAATTTTTTCAATGGCAATAAGGCGTCTTTCAAACAGGAAGTGTGTATTGATACGATAAAACCTCTAATTAGTGTTTTATCTCGATCCCCAAGCATCGCTTATGGAGGGAGCGCGATAGTCATCTTTGAGGCTTTGGATAAGAATTTGTCTCAAGCGTTTGTGCGCGTCAAAAAAAAGGATTTTAAAGCGTTCAGGCTTTTAGAATTCAAGCAGCGTGATGTTTTTATCGCTTTAGTGCCTTGGTCTTATGAGAATAAGGATTTTAAGGCGTTCATTGTCGCTAAAGATAAAGCCTATAACTCTAATACCACCCCTTTATTGTTCAAACGAAAAACCCATCGTTTGAGGGAAAGGGATATAAATTTAAGCGCCTTAAAAGATAAGATTGCAAAGCAAGAAAAATTTCAAAATCACACTGAGCAAACTTTATTGGAAATGTTTTCCAACGCGCGCTTAAAAGATTTAGAAAAAATCCAAAAGATCGCTTTAGAGCAAGGGGATTTTGATAAGGATTTTTCCCATTTTCAAGCGTTAAAACCCTTGAATGGGTCTTTTAAAATGATAAGCAATTTTTTAGAAAATCGGCGGTTTTTAAAGGATAATCAGGTGTTGTTTAAATTCTTGCATTTAGGGGTGGATTTGATGCCCAGTAAGGATTTATCCTTAGCGTTTGATCCATCGGTGAAGAGGGTTTTTAAGGGGGAATTGGATTTTTATGGTAATAGTTTAATGGATTGCTATGGGTTAGGTTTGTGCGTTTTTTTAGCGCATTTAAAGGATGATGGAAGCGTGGGGAGTAGTGGTTTGAAATTAGGGATTGGGTTGCATTTAGGGATACTTTTGCAAGGGGTTTTTGTCCGGCCCAATGAATGGCTTAATGAGCAATGGATAAAAACCAATATCATTGCCCCTATAGAGCAAGCCAAACGGCTTTTAATGAAAGGATAGTCATGTTAAAAACGAATCAAAAAAACGTGCATGCGTTTGAAATTGAAAAGCAAGAGCCTAAGGCGGTCATGGAATTTTTAGAAAAAAACCATGCCCTTTTGCAATATTTTCTCATTATATTTAAATACGATATTGAACCAGAAGTCAAAGTCATTTTGCGCAAACACCAGATTCTGTTTTTAGAAACAAATCGCGCTTTAAACGGACGCCATATCAAAACCATG
This DNA window, taken from Helicobacter pylori, encodes the following:
- a CDS encoding M23 family metallopeptidase, whose protein sequence is MGLGFKILALVVLILGGYLIFNAFITKPKALSFSLKSEENAFDDNNEALFWDLKKPIKVKITAPKGIKRYEIKVTTKDNLILYEKESLVLDKPKSLEVPLIRPEIMGLEDKCLDYEFQASDWSYANFFNGNKASFKQEVCIDTIKPLISVLSRSPSIAYGGSAIVIFEALDKNLSQAFVRVKKKDFKAFRLLEFKQRDVFIALVPWSYENKDFKAFIVAKDKAYNSNTTPLLFKRKTHRLRERDINLSALKDKIAKQEKFQNHTEQTLLEMFSNARLKDLEKIQKIALEQGDFDKDFSHFQALKPLNGSFKMISNFLENRRFLKDNQVLFKFLHLGVDLMPSKDLSLAFDPSVKRVFKGELDFYGNSLMDCYGLGLCVFLAHLKDDGSVGSSGLKLGIGLHLGILLQGVFVRPNEWLNEQWIKTNIIAPIEQAKRLLMKG